From one Streptomyces sp. ICC1 genomic stretch:
- a CDS encoding helix-turn-helix domain-containing protein, whose protein sequence is MQNEGQELYSVGEVAERLGLHVRTVRNYVRDGRLKAVRIGKQYRISREDFEALTSGPTDTGTGTDSGADTGADARPARRHLEVSSIVQIDSIGPDAAHRLATLVTASAQSPRDTPDPLRLQTVYDKERARMKIVILGDAATTADLLHLVDGALGPGNGMGEARRG, encoded by the coding sequence ATGCAGAATGAGGGGCAGGAGCTGTACTCGGTCGGCGAAGTCGCCGAGCGGCTGGGGCTGCACGTGCGGACCGTCCGGAACTACGTCCGCGACGGCCGGCTCAAGGCCGTCCGGATCGGCAAGCAGTACCGGATCAGCCGCGAGGACTTCGAAGCCCTGACCAGCGGCCCCACGGACACGGGAACCGGCACGGACAGCGGCGCCGACACCGGCGCTGACGCGCGCCCGGCGCGCCGGCACCTGGAGGTGTCGAGCATCGTGCAGATCGACTCGATCGGTCCCGACGCCGCGCACCGGCTCGCCACCCTCGTCACGGCGAGCGCGCAGTCCCCCCGCGACACCCCCGATCCGCTGCGCCTGCAGACGGTCTACGACAAGGAGCGGGCCCGTATGAAGATCGTGATCCTCGGCGACGCCGCCACCACGGCCGATCTGCTGCACCTGGTCGACGGCGCGCTCGGACCGGGCAACGGCATGGGGGAGGCCCGCCGTGGCTGA
- a CDS encoding DUF4180 domain-containing protein, whose protein sequence is MADLIVEHHGVPVLVCAADGPPVAGEQDALDHLIGGAFHRTDIVAVPAERLDARFFDLSTGLAGAIMQKFVNYRVRLVVIGDISHHLRASSALPDLVRESNRGTHIWFLPDLDALAARLAPDAGPDHTASDSYSG, encoded by the coding sequence GTGGCTGACCTCATCGTGGAGCACCACGGCGTACCCGTGCTCGTCTGCGCCGCCGACGGGCCTCCCGTCGCCGGCGAGCAGGACGCGCTCGACCACCTGATCGGCGGGGCCTTCCACCGGACCGACATCGTGGCCGTTCCGGCGGAGCGGCTCGACGCCCGCTTCTTCGACCTCAGCACCGGCCTCGCCGGGGCGATCATGCAGAAGTTCGTGAACTACCGGGTCCGGCTGGTGGTCATCGGGGACATCTCGCACCACCTGCGGGCGAGCTCCGCCCTGCCCGACCTCGTGCGGGAATCGAACCGGGGCACGCACATCTGGTTCCTGCCCGACCTCGACGCCCTGGCCGCCCGTCTCGCCCCGGACGCGGGTCCCGATCACACCGCTTCTGATTCATACTCCGGATAA
- a CDS encoding LapA family protein, which translates to MTTPHASKGRSKGRGPITPGRAGIAVIAVLTLVFIFENTRSTKIRLLIPQVTMPLYVALLIAAVLGGLCGAYLARRRR; encoded by the coding sequence ATGACCACCCCTCATGCGTCCAAGGGCCGATCCAAGGGGCGCGGGCCGATCACGCCGGGCCGCGCCGGGATCGCCGTGATCGCGGTGCTCACGCTGGTGTTCATCTTCGAGAACACCCGCTCGACCAAGATCCGGCTGCTGATCCCGCAGGTGACGATGCCCCTGTACGTCGCCCTCCTGATCGCGGCGGTACTGGGCGGGCTGTGCGGGGCCTATCTGGCGCGGCGGCGCAGGTAG
- a CDS encoding prolyl oligopeptidase family serine peptidase: MELRTAPYGSWPSPIDAALAARLDGRPEYLGALGPEVWWTEPRPAEGGRRTLVRLPADGGPAAGVLPAPWNVRSRVTEYGGLPWAGAERPAGGPLVVFAHFADQRLYAYEPDAPGSPAPRALTPLSAVGGGLRWADPVLRGDEVWCVLEEFTGPAPTDVRRVLAAVPLDGSAAGDRSRVRELTDGRHRFSTGPRLSPDGRRAAWLVWDHPRMPWDGTELRFADVTPDGLLTRPRTVIGGADEAVAQVEWAADGTLLAVSDRGGWWNPYRVDPETGRAVNLCPREEEFGGPLWKPGLRWIAALPAGAAGSGGVAGSGGGAVAVLHGQGASVLGVLDPDSGDLVDAAGPWTAWQPTLAVSGTRVYGVAASPRSGYEVVELDTATGRARAVGGPPQADPADPADPAYYPEPQSRTFPGPGGREIHAHVYPPHHPVLRARADELPPYVVWAHGGPTDHVPPVLDLHIAYFTSRGIGVVEVNYGGSTGYGRAYRERLRDQWGVVDVEDCAAVARALAAEGTADPDRLAIRGGSAGGWTAAASLAATDLYACAAIIYPVLDLLGFAEETHDLESRYLDGLAGPPQTLALRNRERSPVARADRITAPFLLLQGLDDPVCPPAQARRLLDAMRGRSVPHAYVAFEGEGHGFRRADTMVRALEAELSLYAQVFGIERTDVPRLALSD, translated from the coding sequence ATGGAACTCCGCACGGCTCCCTACGGGAGCTGGCCCTCGCCGATCGACGCGGCGCTCGCCGCCCGCCTCGACGGCCGGCCCGAGTACCTCGGCGCGCTCGGCCCCGAGGTGTGGTGGACCGAGCCCCGGCCGGCCGAAGGAGGCCGCCGCACCCTGGTCCGGCTGCCCGCCGACGGCGGACCCGCCGCAGGCGTGCTGCCGGCGCCGTGGAACGTGCGCAGCCGGGTCACCGAGTACGGTGGCCTGCCCTGGGCCGGGGCCGAACGCCCCGCCGGAGGGCCGCTGGTGGTGTTCGCCCACTTCGCCGACCAGCGGCTGTACGCGTACGAGCCGGACGCGCCGGGCAGCCCCGCCCCGCGCGCCCTGACCCCCCTCTCGGCGGTCGGCGGCGGGCTGCGCTGGGCCGACCCGGTGCTGCGCGGCGACGAGGTCTGGTGCGTGCTGGAGGAGTTCACCGGCCCGGCGCCGACCGACGTGCGCCGGGTCCTGGCCGCCGTACCGCTGGACGGTTCGGCCGCCGGCGACCGGTCCCGGGTGCGGGAACTGACCGACGGGCGGCACCGGTTCAGCACCGGGCCCCGGCTGTCCCCGGACGGGCGGCGGGCGGCCTGGCTGGTGTGGGACCACCCCCGGATGCCGTGGGACGGCACCGAGCTCAGGTTCGCCGACGTCACGCCGGACGGCCTGCTCACACGGCCCCGTACCGTGATCGGCGGCGCTGACGAGGCGGTCGCGCAGGTCGAGTGGGCCGCTGACGGGACCCTCCTCGCGGTGAGCGACCGGGGCGGCTGGTGGAACCCGTACCGGGTGGACCCGGAGACCGGCCGGGCCGTCAACCTGTGCCCCCGGGAAGAGGAGTTCGGCGGGCCGCTCTGGAAGCCCGGGCTGCGCTGGATCGCCGCGCTCCCGGCGGGCGCAGCGGGCTCCGGGGGCGTCGCCGGCTCCGGGGGAGGCGCCGTCGCCGTCCTGCACGGCCAGGGCGCGAGCGTGCTCGGCGTGCTCGACCCCGACAGCGGGGACCTGGTGGACGCGGCCGGCCCGTGGACGGCCTGGCAGCCCACGCTCGCCGTCAGCGGCACCCGGGTCTACGGGGTCGCGGCCAGCCCGCGCAGCGGGTACGAGGTGGTGGAGCTGGACACCGCGACCGGCCGGGCCCGCGCGGTCGGCGGCCCGCCGCAGGCGGACCCGGCGGACCCGGCGGACCCGGCGTACTACCCGGAGCCGCAGAGCCGGACCTTCCCGGGCCCGGGCGGCCGGGAGATCCACGCCCACGTCTACCCGCCGCACCACCCCGTGCTGCGGGCGCGGGCGGACGAGCTGCCCCCGTACGTGGTGTGGGCGCACGGCGGCCCCACCGACCACGTGCCGCCCGTACTCGACCTGCACATCGCCTACTTCACCTCGCGGGGCATCGGCGTGGTCGAGGTCAACTACGGCGGCTCCACCGGCTACGGGCGCGCCTACCGGGAGCGGCTGCGCGACCAGTGGGGCGTGGTGGACGTCGAGGACTGCGCGGCCGTGGCGCGCGCCCTGGCCGCCGAGGGCACGGCCGACCCGGACCGGCTCGCGATCCGGGGCGGCAGCGCGGGCGGCTGGACGGCGGCGGCCTCGCTGGCCGCCACCGACCTGTACGCGTGCGCGGCGATCATCTACCCGGTGCTGGACCTGCTCGGCTTCGCCGAGGAGACCCACGACCTGGAGTCCCGCTACCTCGACGGCCTCGCGGGGCCGCCGCAGACCCTGGCGCTGCGCAACCGCGAGCGCTCCCCGGTGGCCCGGGCGGACCGGATCACCGCGCCGTTCCTCCTGCTCCAGGGCCTGGACGACCCGGTCTGCCCGCCCGCGCAGGCGCGCCGACTGCTGGACGCGATGCGCGGGCGGTCGGTGCCGCACGCCTACGTCGCCTTCGAGGGCGAGGGGCACGGCTTCCGGCGCGCGGACACGATGGTCCGGGCGCTGGAGGCGGAACTCTCGTTGTACGCGCAGGTGTTCGGAATCGAGCGGACGGACGTCCCCCGTTTGGCCCTGTCCGACTGA
- a CDS encoding M20/M25/M40 family metallo-hydrolase produces the protein MSDPNPGSVLESPVDGTALDEAVEFTSGLIRIDTTNRGGGDCRERPAAEYVAERLAAAGLEPVLLERTPGRTNVVARIEGTDPGAPALLVHGHLDVVPAEASEWSVDPFSGEVRDGVVWGRGAVDMKNMDAMVLAVVRAWARVGARPRRDIVIAYTADEEDSAIDGSGFLAERHPHLFEGCTEGISESGAFTVHTGPGRALYPIAAGERGTAWLKLTATGTAGHGSKPNRSNAVSRLAAAVARIGAHDWPVRLTDTVTACITELAALQGMSVDPRAPGFDLDGVLARLGPAAALVEATVRNSANPTMLSAGYKLNVIPGTATAYVDGRMLPGGEAEFAATLDALTGPDVRWEFHHREVALEAPVDGRTYGILRESVEEFAPEAHVVPFCMAGGTDAKQFSRLGITGYGFSPLKLPPGFDYWSLFHGVDERVPVDALHFGVRVLDRALRTL, from the coding sequence ATGTCCGACCCCAATCCCGGCTCGGTGCTCGAATCCCCGGTCGACGGGACGGCGCTCGACGAGGCCGTCGAGTTCACCTCCGGGCTGATCCGGATCGACACCACCAACCGGGGCGGCGGCGACTGCCGGGAGCGCCCGGCCGCCGAGTACGTCGCCGAGCGGCTGGCCGCCGCCGGCCTGGAGCCGGTGCTGCTGGAGCGCACCCCGGGCCGCACCAACGTGGTGGCCCGGATCGAGGGCACCGACCCGGGCGCCCCCGCCCTGCTGGTCCACGGCCACCTCGACGTGGTCCCGGCCGAGGCCTCCGAGTGGAGCGTCGACCCCTTCTCGGGCGAGGTCCGCGACGGGGTGGTCTGGGGCCGCGGCGCCGTCGACATGAAGAACATGGACGCGATGGTGCTGGCCGTCGTACGGGCCTGGGCGCGGGTCGGCGCCAGGCCCCGGCGGGACATCGTTATCGCCTACACGGCGGACGAGGAGGACAGCGCGATCGACGGATCGGGTTTCCTCGCCGAGCGCCACCCCCACCTCTTCGAGGGCTGTACCGAGGGCATCAGCGAGTCCGGGGCCTTCACCGTGCACACCGGACCCGGCCGGGCCCTCTACCCCATCGCCGCCGGTGAACGCGGTACCGCCTGGCTGAAGTTGACCGCGACCGGCACCGCCGGGCACGGCTCCAAGCCCAACCGGTCCAACGCCGTCAGCCGGCTCGCCGCCGCGGTGGCCCGCATCGGCGCCCACGACTGGCCGGTCCGCCTCACCGACACCGTCACCGCCTGCATCACCGAACTCGCCGCCCTGCAGGGCATGTCGGTGGACCCCCGGGCCCCGGGCTTCGACCTCGACGGGGTGCTCGCCAGACTCGGCCCGGCCGCGGCCCTCGTCGAGGCGACCGTCCGCAACAGCGCCAACCCCACCATGCTCAGCGCCGGTTACAAGCTCAACGTCATTCCCGGCACCGCCACCGCCTACGTCGACGGCCGGATGCTGCCCGGCGGCGAGGCGGAGTTCGCCGCCACCCTCGACGCGCTCACCGGACCCGACGTGCGCTGGGAGTTCCACCACCGGGAGGTGGCCCTCGAAGCCCCCGTGGACGGGCGGACGTACGGGATCCTGCGCGAGTCCGTCGAAGAGTTCGCCCCCGAGGCGCACGTGGTGCCCTTCTGCATGGCGGGCGGCACCGACGCCAAGCAGTTCTCCCGCCTCGGCATCACCGGCTACGGCTTCTCCCCGCTGAAACTGCCGCCGGGCTTCGACTACTGGTCCCTCTTCCACGGCGTGGACGAGCGGGTCCCCGTGGACGCCCTGCACTTCGGCGTCCGGGTCCTCGACCGCGCACTGCGCACCCTGTGA
- a CDS encoding M55 family metallopeptidase, with protein sequence MKILISADMEGATGVTWPADVLPGTPQWERCRTLFTSDVNAAVLGFYDAGAERVLINEAHWTMRNLLLERLDARAEMLTGRHKSLSMVEGVQHGDVDGIAFVGYHTGAGAEGVLAHTYLANSITGVWLNGIRASEGVLNAHVVAEYGVPVILVTGDDLTCLDAAGYAPDAVTVAVKDHVSRYAAVCRTPARTAADIRAAAKAAAPLAVRHEPVRGGPFTVEVEFDAEHLAMAATVVPGVARSGERKVAYTSATMYEGIRTFKAVTTIVSAAVEEQYG encoded by the coding sequence ATGAAGATCCTCATCTCCGCCGACATGGAAGGCGCCACCGGCGTCACCTGGCCCGCCGACGTGCTGCCCGGGACTCCGCAGTGGGAACGCTGCCGCACGCTGTTCACCTCCGACGTGAACGCCGCCGTCCTCGGCTTCTACGACGCGGGGGCGGAGCGGGTCCTCATCAACGAAGCCCACTGGACCATGCGCAACCTGCTGCTGGAGCGGCTCGACGCGCGCGCCGAGATGCTCACCGGCCGCCACAAGTCCCTCTCCATGGTCGAGGGCGTCCAGCACGGGGACGTCGACGGCATCGCCTTCGTCGGCTACCACACGGGCGCCGGCGCAGAGGGCGTGCTCGCCCACACCTACCTCGCCAACTCCATCACCGGGGTCTGGCTCAACGGGATCCGCGCCAGCGAGGGAGTGCTCAACGCGCACGTCGTCGCCGAGTACGGGGTCCCGGTCATCCTCGTCACCGGAGACGACCTGACCTGCCTCGACGCCGCCGGCTACGCCCCGGACGCGGTGACCGTCGCCGTCAAGGACCACGTCTCGCGCTACGCCGCCGTCTGCCGCACCCCCGCCCGCACCGCCGCCGACATCCGGGCCGCCGCCAAGGCCGCCGCGCCCCTGGCGGTCCGTCACGAACCGGTGCGCGGAGGGCCGTTCACCGTCGAGGTGGAGTTCGACGCCGAACATCTGGCGATGGCCGCCACGGTGGTGCCCGGGGTCGCCCGCTCGGGCGAGCGCAAGGTCGCGTACACCAGCGCGACGATGTACGAGGGGATCCGGACCTTCAAGGCGGTCACGACGATCGTCTCGGCAGCGGTGGAGGAACAGTATGGATGA
- a CDS encoding DUF6236 family protein yields the protein MLQQNGLYYPYIHFRDESWLKAAALYWPSLGRVVPDGYPVMDSPTVRRLSEGLPGFVHDVDPAAAARSVAEDFLEVLTGDPAVLRGLRDAHANFEELAGAPGVGPGVGPGTNGFPDFGSRRHGMPTVSRDPAPDRMRRSGLAGVYRGEVDPRLRAALTDSGLALPARSARFRGVADAGFLAMSPELAWVYKCALTEELARLGGYAPTTDHTASHTASQGWDAERIARALLDRGSAPGFRPPDTVDGGLVDAVGMLAVRIVLPADLHRVDIEKIIELRTTHAAAFDRFGQAVTDTAEALKSDLADVLLPQAARRYLEREVDRRFRIPLADLEDAVRSLNGDTVFSAANVAFTLPPLLGLAVGQFSGNPAVATGLGAAFGITGAVRGARQRKRAALAGSPVAYLLSVKRELAPAQLLRRITARVRGRD from the coding sequence ATGCTGCAACAGAACGGGCTGTACTACCCGTACATCCACTTCCGCGACGAGAGCTGGCTCAAGGCCGCCGCGCTGTACTGGCCCAGCCTGGGCCGGGTCGTCCCGGACGGATACCCCGTCATGGACTCGCCGACGGTCCGGCGGCTGAGCGAGGGGCTGCCGGGGTTCGTCCACGACGTGGACCCGGCGGCGGCCGCGCGGTCCGTGGCCGAGGACTTCCTCGAGGTGCTCACCGGGGACCCCGCCGTCCTGCGCGGACTGCGGGACGCCCACGCGAACTTCGAGGAACTGGCCGGCGCCCCCGGCGTCGGCCCGGGAGTCGGCCCGGGCACGAACGGCTTCCCCGACTTCGGATCCCGACGGCACGGCATGCCGACCGTGTCCCGCGACCCGGCCCCCGACCGGATGCGCCGCTCCGGCCTGGCCGGCGTCTACCGCGGCGAGGTCGACCCCCGGCTCCGCGCGGCCCTGACGGACAGCGGGCTCGCCCTCCCGGCGCGCTCCGCGCGCTTCCGCGGGGTGGCCGACGCCGGCTTCCTCGCCATGTCCCCCGAGCTCGCCTGGGTCTACAAGTGCGCGCTGACCGAGGAACTCGCCCGGCTCGGCGGCTACGCGCCGACCACCGACCACACCGCCTCGCACACCGCCTCGCAGGGCTGGGACGCCGAGCGCATCGCGCGGGCGCTGCTCGACCGCGGGTCCGCCCCCGGGTTCCGGCCGCCGGACACCGTGGACGGAGGCCTCGTCGACGCCGTGGGGATGCTCGCCGTGCGCATCGTGCTCCCCGCCGACCTGCACCGCGTCGACATCGAGAAGATCATCGAGCTGCGCACGACGCACGCGGCGGCCTTCGACCGCTTCGGCCAGGCCGTCACGGACACCGCCGAGGCCCTGAAGTCGGACCTTGCGGACGTCCTGCTGCCGCAGGCCGCCCGCCGCTACCTCGAACGGGAGGTCGACCGGCGGTTCCGGATCCCGCTGGCCGACCTGGAGGACGCGGTGCGCTCCCTGAACGGCGACACGGTCTTCAGCGCGGCCAACGTGGCCTTCACGCTGCCGCCCCTCCTGGGCCTCGCGGTCGGGCAGTTCTCCGGCAACCCGGCGGTCGCCACCGGCCTCGGCGCGGCCTTCGGCATCACCGGGGCCGTCCGCGGCGCGCGCCAGCGGAAGCGGGCCGCGCTGGCCGGCTCCCCGGTCGCCTACCTGCTGTCCGTCAAGCGCGAGCTGGCTCCCGCGCAACTCCTCCGGCGGATCACCGCCCGGGTGCGCGGCCGGGACTGA
- a CDS encoding SRPBCC family protein → MAQVEATTERIITADAETVFDALADYTGTRGKLLPEHFSEYEVREGGDGEGTLVHWKLQATSKRVRDCLLEVSEPTDGQLVEKDRNSSMVTTWTVTPAGEGKSKAVVSTVWNGAGGIGGFFERTFAPKGLARIHDTFLANLAAEVEG, encoded by the coding sequence ATGGCGCAGGTCGAGGCCACCACGGAGCGCATCATCACGGCGGACGCGGAGACCGTGTTCGACGCGCTGGCCGACTACACCGGGACCCGGGGCAAGCTGCTGCCCGAGCACTTCAGCGAGTACGAGGTGCGCGAGGGTGGCGACGGCGAGGGCACCCTCGTCCACTGGAAGCTCCAGGCGACCAGCAAGCGGGTCCGCGACTGCCTGCTCGAGGTCAGCGAGCCCACCGACGGCCAGCTCGTCGAGAAGGACCGCAACTCCTCCATGGTCACCACCTGGACGGTCACCCCGGCCGGCGAGGGCAAGTCCAAGGCCGTCGTCAGCACCGTGTGGAACGGCGCCGGCGGCATCGGCGGCTTCTTCGAGCGCACCTTCGCGCCCAAGGGCCTCGCCCGCATCCACGACACCTTCCTCGCCAACCTGGCCGCCGAAGTCGAGGGCTGA
- a CDS encoding Rv2578c family radical SAM protein, which translates to MRWDNLTSGTGDGAGAAAGGPAALFGADAVVTRTFDTPEFRGITFHEVRARSILNRVPGASRMPFEWTVNPYRGCSHACVYCFARKTHGYLDLDTGIGFDTQIVVKTNAPELLRRELASRRWTGAHVAMGTNVDCYQRAEGRYRLMPGIIEALRERANPFSILTKGTLILRDLPLLQEAAAVADVGISVSVGFTDTALWRTVEPGTPSPGARLQAVRTLTDAGIECGVLMAPVVPFLGDSPEQLRATVRAVAESGATSVTPLVLHLRPGAREWFTAWLGEHHPHLVERYARMYAGGSYAPTWYQRAITRQVHELATEFGIGPGGRGAAPRTPVPERPADPAPAGPAQLSLL; encoded by the coding sequence ATGCGCTGGGACAATCTGACCAGCGGCACCGGGGACGGCGCAGGGGCCGCCGCCGGTGGGCCCGCCGCGCTCTTCGGGGCCGACGCCGTCGTCACCCGCACCTTCGACACCCCCGAGTTCCGGGGCATCACCTTCCACGAGGTCCGCGCCCGCTCGATCCTCAACCGGGTCCCCGGCGCCTCGCGCATGCCCTTCGAGTGGACCGTGAACCCGTACCGGGGCTGCAGCCACGCGTGCGTCTACTGCTTCGCCCGCAAGACGCACGGCTACCTCGACCTCGACACCGGCATCGGCTTCGACACCCAGATCGTCGTGAAGACCAACGCCCCCGAACTGCTGCGCCGCGAGCTGGCCTCCCGCCGCTGGACCGGAGCGCACGTCGCGATGGGCACCAACGTCGACTGCTACCAGCGCGCCGAGGGCCGCTACCGCCTCATGCCCGGGATCATCGAGGCGCTGCGGGAGCGCGCCAACCCCTTCTCGATCCTCACCAAGGGCACCCTGATCCTGCGCGACCTGCCCCTCCTCCAAGAGGCCGCCGCCGTCGCCGACGTCGGGATCTCCGTCTCCGTGGGCTTCACCGACACCGCCCTGTGGCGCACGGTCGAGCCCGGCACCCCCTCCCCCGGTGCCCGGCTGCAGGCCGTGCGCACCCTCACCGACGCCGGCATCGAGTGCGGGGTGCTGATGGCCCCGGTGGTCCCCTTCCTCGGTGACTCCCCGGAGCAGCTGCGGGCCACCGTCCGGGCCGTGGCCGAGTCGGGCGCGACCTCCGTGACACCCCTGGTACTCCATCTGCGGCCCGGGGCGCGCGAGTGGTTCACGGCCTGGCTGGGCGAGCACCACCCGCACCTGGTCGAGCGGTACGCGCGGATGTACGCGGGCGGCTCGTACGCGCCGACCTGGTACCAGCGCGCGATCACCCGCCAAGTCCACGAGCTCGCCACCGAATTCGGCATCGGTCCCGGCGGGCGCGGCGCGGCCCCTCGGACCCCCGTACCCGAGCGGCCGGCCGACCCCGCTCCCGCCGGGCCGGCCCAGCTGAGCCTGCTCTGA
- a CDS encoding alpha/beta hydrolase — protein MLHPMNKRGPSKKRAAVLLALSTVAASAFAAPVTAAAPAAPAPAPAPLKWADCVTPRYPTLQCASLKVPLDHDEPAGRQISLALTRVPHTAARSQGPLLVNPGGPGGSGRTLAGYIASALPKDVAAQYDVIGFDPRGVGKSEPALNCGAGHFTPVRPDSVPLDGETERANLARVKAFAESCQTKHADVLPHIGTVSAARDIEVLRTALRADKLSYFGYSYGTYLGAVYAKLHPDRVHRLVLDSVVDPAGVWYEDNLAQDQAFDARHKSFLAWVARYDSTYRLGTDPARVEARWYEMRAALRENPAGAKVGAAELEDTFMPGGYFNGYWPHLAAAFSAYAVDGDPKPLVAAYERFGAVEPSAGNSYSVYTAVQCRDSAWPKDWNQWRADMWRTHAKAPFMTWNNAWYNAPCAFWPTEPLQAPDVTNTALPQALLFQATEDAATPYEGAVSMRRKLAGSALVVEEGGGNHGVALSGNKCLDEKLSAYLLTGKAADAVCPAQPAPTPLAATRAVPPSAGGAALHGLLGFRG, from the coding sequence ATGCTGCATCCGATGAACAAGCGCGGTCCCTCGAAGAAGCGCGCCGCCGTCCTGCTGGCGCTCTCCACCGTCGCCGCTTCCGCGTTCGCGGCCCCGGTCACGGCCGCCGCCCCGGCCGCGCCGGCGCCCGCGCCCGCCCCGTTGAAGTGGGCCGACTGCGTGACCCCGCGCTACCCGACGCTCCAGTGCGCCTCCCTCAAGGTCCCCCTCGACCACGACGAACCGGCCGGCCGCCAGATCTCCCTCGCCCTGACCCGGGTCCCGCACACCGCCGCCCGCTCCCAGGGGCCGCTGCTGGTCAACCCCGGCGGCCCCGGGGGCAGCGGCCGCACCCTGGCCGGGTACATCGCCTCGGCGCTGCCCAAGGACGTCGCCGCCCAGTACGACGTGATCGGCTTCGACCCGCGCGGCGTCGGCAAGAGCGAGCCCGCCCTGAACTGCGGCGCCGGCCACTTCACCCCCGTACGGCCCGACTCCGTACCGCTGGACGGGGAGACCGAGCGGGCCAACCTGGCGCGGGTGAAGGCCTTCGCCGAGTCCTGCCAGACCAAGCACGCGGACGTCCTGCCCCACATCGGCACCGTCTCGGCGGCCCGCGACATCGAGGTGCTGCGCACCGCCCTGCGCGCGGACAAGCTGAGCTACTTCGGCTACTCGTACGGGACCTACCTGGGCGCGGTGTACGCCAAGCTCCACCCCGACCGGGTGCACCGCCTGGTCCTGGACTCCGTCGTGGACCCGGCCGGGGTCTGGTACGAGGACAACCTCGCGCAGGACCAGGCCTTCGACGCCCGCCACAAGTCCTTCCTCGCGTGGGTGGCCCGGTACGACTCCACCTACCGCCTCGGCACCGACCCGGCCCGGGTCGAGGCCCGCTGGTACGAGATGCGCGCCGCGCTGCGCGAGAACCCGGCGGGGGCGAAGGTGGGCGCGGCCGAGCTCGAGGACACCTTCATGCCGGGCGGCTACTTCAACGGCTACTGGCCCCACCTCGCGGCGGCCTTCTCGGCGTACGCGGTGGACGGCGACCCGAAGCCGCTGGTCGCCGCCTACGAGCGGTTCGGCGCGGTGGAGCCGTCGGCGGGCAACAGCTACAGCGTGTACACGGCCGTCCAGTGCCGGGACTCGGCGTGGCCCAAGGACTGGAACCAGTGGCGGGCCGACATGTGGCGCACGCACGCCAAGGCGCCCTTCATGACCTGGAACAACGCCTGGTACAACGCCCCGTGCGCGTTCTGGCCGACCGAGCCGCTGCAGGCCCCGGACGTCACCAACACCGCCCTGCCGCAGGCGCTCCTCTTCCAGGCGACGGAGGACGCGGCGACCCCGTACGAGGGCGCGGTGAGCATGCGGCGCAAACTGGCGGGCTCGGCGCTGGTGGTCGAGGAGGGCGGCGGCAACCACGGCGTCGCGCTCAGCGGCAACAAGTGCCTGGACGAGAAGCTGTCGGCGTACCTGCTGACGGGCAAGGCCGCGGACGCCGTCTGCCCCGCACAGCCGGCCCCCACGCCGCTCGCGGCGACGCGCGCGGTCCCGCCGTCGGCGGGCGGCGCGGCGCTGCACGGACTGCTCGGCTTCCGGGGGTGA
- a CDS encoding RidA family protein produces MTTNSHLTRVAAPEGVAAGTGYSHVVWGTGRFVAVSGQCAFDEKGEVVGEGDAAAQARQVFENLRRCLAAAGATFEDVVKLTYFVTDVAHLPAVRAARDEVIDRDRVPASSAVQVAALVRPELLLEIEAFAIVAERAGSGSGSANRAESETGTGFRTGSGAGFGTGFKTGFAS; encoded by the coding sequence ATGACAACCAACAGCCACCTCACCCGCGTCGCCGCTCCCGAGGGCGTCGCCGCGGGCACCGGATACAGCCATGTCGTATGGGGCACGGGGCGGTTCGTCGCCGTGTCCGGGCAGTGCGCCTTCGACGAGAAGGGCGAGGTGGTGGGTGAGGGCGACGCCGCCGCCCAGGCCCGGCAGGTGTTCGAGAACCTGCGGCGCTGCCTGGCGGCGGCCGGGGCCACGTTCGAGGACGTGGTGAAGCTGACGTACTTCGTCACGGACGTCGCCCACCTCCCGGCGGTGCGCGCGGCCCGTGACGAGGTGATCGACCGGGACCGCGTCCCGGCCTCCTCCGCGGTCCAGGTGGCGGCGCTCGTCCGGCCCGAACTGCTGCTGGAGATCGAGGCCTTCGCGATCGTGGCGGAGCGGGCCGGGTCCGGGTCCGGGTCCGCGAACAGGGCCGAGAGCGAGACCGGGACCGGCTTCCGGACCGGGTCCGGGGCCGGCTTCGGGACCGGGTTCAAGACCGGGTTCGCTAGCTGA